One region of Olleya sp. Hel_I_94 genomic DNA includes:
- the dnaE gene encoding DNA polymerase III subunit alpha translates to MYLIFDTETTGLPKRWDAPITDTDNWPRCIQIAWQLHDEMGNCIEHQDYLVQPEGFNIPYDAEKIHGISTELAQQQGIPLSEVLEKFNVALSKTKYVVGQNVKFDLNIMGAEFVRESVENPLQELPVLDTCTEQTAELCEIPGGRYGKFKLPTLTELHQFLFDQPFAEAHNATADVEATTRCFLELIRLKKYTKEQLDVQPEYFEHFNKANPQTIQLIGLKHINLKKESAKIQEQLQKQNTNEISSAEIKENIKDLQSVDFVHLHNHSQFSVLQSTISITDLVDLAAEQDMPAVALTDHANMMGAFHFVKAINGHNRAVKAKNAEAEARGETPKAKEIKGILGCEFFVCEDHTDKTRKDNGYQIVLIAKNKNGYHNLAKLSSHAFVDGFYYLPRIDKKLIEQYREDLICLTGNLYGEVPSKVLNVGESQAEEALLWWKDLFQDDLYIELMRHDQEDENRVNPTLIKFANQHNIKLVATNNTYYGKQSDANAHDILLCVKDGEKQSTPIGRGRGYRYGLPNQEYYFKSSEEMKALFRDIPEAITNIQEVVDKIEGFELARDVLLPAFDIPDEFKHVDDEVDGGKRGENAFLRHLTYVGAKKRYGEELSDEVIERLDFELSVIENTGYPGYFLIVEDFIREARKMDVSVGPGRGSAAGSVVAYCLWITNIDPLLYNLLFERFLNPDRVSMPDIDIDFDDEGRSRVMDYVIDKYGSNQVAQIITYGTMAAKSSIRDTARVLDLPLFDADRIAKLIPTMSKLKKIFGLNEKELGQKFRAEDLEKINELFNISEGDNLEAETINLARSLEGSVRNTGIHACGVIITPDDITKFVPVSTAKDSDLYVTQFDNSVVEDAGLLKMDFLGLKTLTLIKDTVKIVKAKHGIVLDPDTFPLDDVKTYELFQRGETVGVFQYESPGMQKHLKDLKPTVFDDLIAMNALYRPGPMEYIPSFVRRKHGDEDIEYDLPAMEEYLKETYGITVYQEQVMLLSQKLADFTKGEADVLRKAMGKKQIAVLDKMKPKFVEQASAKGHDPKKLEKIWKDWEAFASYAFNKSHSTCYAWIAYQTAYLKAHYPAEYMAAVLSNNMNDIKQVTFFMDECKRMKLPVLGPDVNESYYKFSVNKDNAVRFGMGAIKGVGHGAVMTIVNNRNEDGPYTSIFDLAKRIDLRAANKKAFENLALAGGFDELGDTHRAQYFFKDGSELTFLEKAIKYGAKHQENENSAQVSLFGGESDVQIEEPIIPECETWGTMEKLSREREVVGVYISGHPLDDFRTEMKSFCNGKISDFHDLNPHVNKEITFGGVVTDVQHRVSKQGKGWALFTIEDYTDTFEFRVFGEEYLKHRPFLLQNTFVHVKAFVREGWVNRDTGKKSEPRLQFNSFQLLHDVMEKNVRKISIQLNIKELEAEKIQYLKELISMHPGNHALNFLVYDNRDKIKLTMISRKQKIKVTNELLNELQEQQIHYLINQ, encoded by the coding sequence ATGTACTTAATATTTGATACCGAAACCACAGGATTACCTAAGCGTTGGGATGCACCAATTACAGATACAGATAATTGGCCTAGATGTATTCAAATTGCTTGGCAATTACATGATGAGATGGGTAACTGTATCGAGCATCAGGATTATTTAGTACAACCAGAAGGTTTTAATATACCTTATGATGCTGAAAAAATCCATGGTATATCTACAGAATTAGCTCAACAACAAGGGATTCCGTTATCTGAAGTTTTAGAAAAATTTAATGTTGCGCTTAGTAAAACCAAGTATGTAGTCGGTCAAAATGTAAAGTTTGATTTAAATATTATGGGAGCGGAATTTGTTCGCGAAAGCGTAGAAAACCCATTGCAAGAACTTCCGGTTTTAGATACTTGTACAGAGCAGACTGCAGAGTTATGCGAGATTCCAGGTGGACGTTATGGTAAATTTAAGTTGCCAACTTTAACAGAGTTGCATCAGTTTTTATTTGATCAGCCTTTTGCAGAAGCGCACAACGCAACAGCAGATGTGGAAGCGACAACACGTTGCTTTTTAGAGTTAATAAGATTAAAAAAATATACAAAAGAGCAATTAGACGTTCAGCCAGAGTATTTTGAGCATTTTAATAAGGCTAATCCGCAAACCATACAGCTTATTGGATTAAAGCATATTAACCTTAAAAAGGAAAGTGCTAAAATCCAAGAGCAATTACAAAAGCAGAATACAAACGAGATTTCTTCTGCCGAAATTAAAGAAAACATCAAAGATCTGCAATCTGTAGATTTTGTTCATTTACATAATCACTCGCAATTTTCAGTTTTACAATCTACTATTAGTATTACTGATTTGGTTGATTTGGCAGCAGAGCAAGATATGCCTGCAGTAGCACTTACAGACCATGCAAACATGATGGGAGCCTTCCATTTTGTAAAGGCTATTAATGGTCATAACAGAGCAGTAAAAGCTAAAAATGCAGAAGCAGAAGCGAGAGGAGAAACACCTAAAGCCAAAGAAATAAAAGGGATTTTAGGATGCGAGTTTTTTGTTTGCGAAGACCATACAGATAAAACTAGAAAGGATAATGGGTATCAAATTGTCCTAATTGCTAAAAATAAAAACGGATACCACAATTTAGCTAAACTGTCATCGCATGCGTTTGTTGATGGTTTTTACTATTTACCACGTATTGACAAAAAATTAATCGAGCAGTATCGCGAAGACTTAATTTGCTTGACAGGAAACCTATATGGTGAGGTGCCAAGTAAGGTTTTAAATGTTGGAGAAAGTCAAGCGGAAGAAGCGTTGCTTTGGTGGAAAGACTTATTTCAAGACGATTTGTACATAGAGCTTATGCGTCATGATCAAGAGGACGAAAATCGTGTAAACCCAACGTTAATCAAGTTTGCTAATCAACACAATATTAAGCTTGTTGCAACTAATAATACCTATTACGGAAAACAAAGCGATGCTAATGCACACGATATTTTATTGTGTGTTAAAGATGGCGAAAAACAATCAACACCAATAGGTAGAGGTCGTGGTTACCGATACGGTTTACCAAATCAAGAATATTATTTTAAGTCTTCAGAAGAAATGAAGGCATTATTTAGAGATATTCCTGAAGCAATTACAAATATCCAAGAAGTTGTAGATAAAATTGAAGGATTTGAGCTTGCTAGAGACGTATTATTGCCAGCGTTTGATATTCCAGACGAGTTTAAACATGTCGATGATGAGGTAGATGGAGGAAAACGAGGAGAAAATGCTTTTTTAAGGCATTTAACCTATGTTGGAGCTAAAAAACGTTATGGAGAAGAGCTGTCCGATGAGGTTATTGAACGATTAGATTTTGAACTTTCAGTAATTGAAAATACTGGATATCCTGGATATTTCTTAATTGTAGAAGATTTTATACGCGAAGCCCGAAAAATGGATGTTTCGGTTGGTCCAGGACGTGGTAGTGCTGCAGGATCTGTTGTAGCTTACTGTTTATGGATTACAAATATTGACCCTTTATTGTATAACTTACTTTTTGAGCGTTTTCTAAATCCGGATCGTGTAAGTATGCCAGATATTGATATCGATTTTGATGATGAAGGTCGTAGTCGTGTCATGGATTATGTAATAGATAAATATGGAAGTAATCAAGTAGCACAAATTATTACCTATGGTACTATGGCTGCTAAAAGTAGTATCAGAGATACAGCACGTGTATTAGATTTACCGCTTTTTGATGCAGATAGGATCGCGAAGTTAATTCCGACCATGTCTAAATTAAAAAAGATTTTTGGTTTAAATGAAAAGGAACTAGGCCAAAAGTTTAGAGCTGAAGATCTGGAAAAAATTAACGAGCTTTTTAATATTTCGGAAGGTGATAATTTAGAAGCCGAAACAATAAACCTTGCTAGAAGTTTAGAAGGCTCTGTAAGAAATACAGGTATTCATGCCTGTGGTGTAATTATTACACCAGATGACATTACTAAGTTTGTACCTGTATCTACAGCAAAAGATTCAGACTTATATGTAACCCAATTTGATAACTCTGTAGTAGAGGATGCAGGATTACTTAAGATGGATTTCTTGGGTTTAAAAACGTTAACCTTAATTAAGGATACTGTAAAAATTGTGAAGGCTAAACATGGTATAGTTTTAGATCCTGACACTTTTCCTTTGGATGATGTTAAAACCTATGAACTCTTCCAGCGTGGAGAGACAGTTGGTGTTTTTCAATATGAATCTCCTGGAATGCAAAAACACTTAAAGGATCTTAAACCTACCGTTTTTGACGATTTAATTGCAATGAATGCACTGTACAGACCTGGTCCAATGGAATACATACCAAGTTTTGTACGCAGAAAACATGGTGATGAGGATATTGAGTATGACTTACCAGCAATGGAGGAGTACTTAAAAGAAACCTACGGAATTACAGTATACCAAGAGCAAGTGATGCTTTTATCACAAAAGTTGGCAGACTTTACAAAAGGTGAAGCCGATGTCTTGCGTAAAGCAATGGGTAAAAAACAAATTGCGGTTTTGGATAAAATGAAACCAAAATTTGTTGAGCAAGCTAGTGCAAAGGGACACGACCCTAAAAAGTTAGAAAAAATTTGGAAGGACTGGGAAGCATTTGCAAGTTACGCCTTTAACAAATCCCACTCGACGTGTTATGCTTGGATTGCATACCAAACAGCATATTTAAAAGCGCATTATCCAGCAGAATATATGGCTGCTGTACTGTCTAATAATATGAATGATATTAAGCAGGTAACCTTTTTTATGGACGAGTGTAAGCGTATGAAGTTACCAGTACTTGGTCCTGATGTTAATGAGTCTTATTATAAATTTTCAGTAAATAAAGACAATGCTGTGCGATTTGGTATGGGAGCCATCAAAGGGGTTGGTCATGGTGCAGTAATGACTATTGTTAATAATAGAAATGAAGATGGACCATATACGTCAATCTTTGATTTAGCTAAACGTATAGATTTACGTGCAGCTAATAAAAAAGCTTTTGAAAACTTAGCGCTTGCAGGTGGATTTGATGAGTTGGGAGACACACATCGTGCACAATACTTTTTTAAAGATGGTAGCGAGTTGACCTTTTTGGAAAAAGCAATTAAATATGGTGCTAAGCATCAGGAAAACGAAAATTCGGCACAAGTTAGTTTGTTTGGAGGTGAGAGCGATGTGCAAATTGAAGAACCTATTATTCCAGAGTGCGAAACTTGGGGAACAATGGAAAAATTGTCCAGAGAACGTGAGGTGGTTGGTGTCTATATTTCTGGGCATCCTTTGGATGATTTTAGAACAGAAATGAAATCGTTTTGTAATGGTAAAATTTCTGATTTTCATGATCTTAATCCGCATGTTAACAAAGAAATTACCTTTGGAGGAGTAGTAACAGATGTACAACATCGTGTTAGTAAACAAGGTAAAGGTTGGGCATTATTTACTATTGAAGATTATACAGACACCTTTGAGTTTAGGGTATTTGGAGAAGAGTATTTAAAACATCGTCCCTTTTTGTTACAAAACACATTTGTTCATGTTAAAGCATTTGTTAGAGAAGGATGGGTTAATAGAGATACTGGTAAAAAAAGTGAACCTAGATTACAATTTAATAGTTTTCAATTGCTGCACGATGTTATGGAAAAAAACGTCCGTAAAATATCAATTCAGCTAAATATTAAAGAGTTGGAAGCAGAGAAAATTCAGTATTTAAAAGAGTTAATCTCCATGCATCCAGGTAATCATGCACTAAACTTTTTAGTCTATGACAATAGAGATAAAATTAAGCTAACCATGATAAGTAGAAAACAAAAAATTAAAGTGACTAATGAGTTGTTAAATGAGTTACAAGAGCAACAGATTCATTATTTAATTAATCAATAA
- a CDS encoding ferritin-like domain-containing protein codes for MNYSEKISNKLNELLIKNYDAEKGYLNAIDNVDNNELKMFFKRRASERSAFAKELRTEILQYGQIPEDSGSFKGTMHRNWMSLKSTFTSNNEEAILEEAIKGEEASLEEYDKLLKENNLPPTIDSLIAKHRNAIQAAINTEKVHEELVS; via the coding sequence ATGAACTACAGCGAAAAAATTTCAAACAAGTTAAACGAATTATTAATTAAAAATTATGATGCCGAAAAAGGGTATTTAAATGCAATTGATAACGTAGATAACAATGAATTAAAAATGTTTTTTAAAAGACGTGCCTCAGAGCGTAGCGCGTTTGCAAAAGAACTAAGAACCGAAATCTTGCAATATGGACAAATTCCTGAAGATTCTGGAAGTTTTAAAGGAACCATGCACAGAAATTGGATGAGCTTAAAATCAACCTTTACTTCAAATAATGAAGAAGCAATCTTAGAAGAAGCAATTAAAGGTGAGGAAGCAAGTCTTGAGGAATATGACAAATTGTTAAAAGAAAATAATTTGCCACCAACCATAGATAGCTTAATTGCTAAGCATAGAAACGCAATCCAAGCAGCAATTAATACCGAAAAAGTGCATGAAGAGCTAGTCTCATAA
- a CDS encoding DUF6252 family protein encodes MKKITILLVVLLTLTSCSEDLVFNNPAFIGYNDGELWEATTYRANVDGSGNLTITGIRGLETIILKTNDTAETLYLLGNTTSSATYENEFGDFYSTNNVPDPDLQVYPADGKINISDFNIIERTVSGTFTFNVFDSSGTQTENFNKGYFYNVPILSIGTVVSIDPLVACQNATAVALTTQTNYEAVDIMSADYPQVCNFYKTALENKKQQCGDTDGSIQDLIDDLGDCTN; translated from the coding sequence ATGAAAAAAATAACAATTTTATTAGTTGTATTATTAACCTTGACATCTTGTAGTGAGGATCTAGTCTTTAATAATCCTGCATTTATAGGATATAATGATGGCGAGTTATGGGAAGCAACAACCTATAGAGCTAATGTTGATGGCTCAGGAAATTTAACAATTACTGGTATTAGAGGTTTAGAGACTATAATACTTAAAACAAATGATACTGCCGAGACTTTGTACCTTTTAGGAAATACAACATCATCTGCAACTTATGAAAATGAGTTTGGTGATTTTTATTCAACTAATAACGTGCCTGACCCAGATTTACAAGTGTATCCTGCAGATGGTAAAATAAATATTTCTGATTTTAATATTATTGAAAGAACCGTTTCGGGAACGTTTACTTTTAACGTATTTGATAGTTCTGGTACACAAACAGAAAATTTTAATAAAGGGTATTTTTATAATGTGCCAATTTTAAGCATCGGAACCGTAGTATCGATAGATCCTTTAGTGGCTTGCCAAAATGCAACAGCAGTAGCTTTGACCACTCAAACTAATTACGAAGCAGTAGATATTATGTCTGCAGATTATCCGCAAGTATGTAACTTTTATAAAACTGCATTAGAGAATAAAAAGCAACAATGTGGTGATACAGATGGATCGATACAAGACTTAATAGATGATTTAGGAGATTGTACTAATTAA
- a CDS encoding 30S ribosomal protein S16, with product MPVKIRLQRHGKKGKPYYWIVAADARAKRDGKYLEKLGAYNPNTNPATIEINVDGAVQWLQNGAQPTDTAKAILSYKGVMLKNHLAGGVRKGALTEEQAEAKFTAWLDEKASKVEAKKDGLSKAQADAKTKAFEAEKAANEARIAANAPVVEEAPAEDAKASNEEEE from the coding sequence ATGCCAGTAAAAATTAGATTACAAAGACACGGTAAAAAAGGAAAACCTTATTACTGGATCGTAGCAGCAGATGCTAGAGCAAAAAGAGATGGTAAATACCTAGAAAAATTAGGTGCTTACAATCCAAACACAAACCCAGCAACTATCGAAATAAACGTTGATGGAGCTGTACAATGGTTACAGAATGGTGCACAACCAACTGACACAGCAAAAGCAATTTTGTCTTACAAAGGTGTTATGCTTAAAAACCATTTAGCAGGTGGTGTTAGAAAAGGTGCTTTAACAGAAGAGCAAGCTGAAGCAAAGTTTACAGCTTGGTTAGATGAAAAAGCAAGTAAAGTAGAAGCTAAAAAAGACGGTTTATCAAAAGCGCAAGCTGATGCTAAAACTAAAGCTTTTGAAGCGGAAAAAGCAGCTAATGAAGCTAGAATTGCAGCTAACGCTCCAGTTGTAGAAGAAGCTCCTGCTGAAGATGCAAAAGCATCTAACGAAGAAGAAGAATAA
- the rimM gene encoding ribosome maturation factor RimM (Essential for efficient processing of 16S rRNA), producing the protein MDIKDCFFLGKIVKKYSFKGELLIKLDTDEPGLYENLDSMLIDLRGSLVPFFVESSQLHKSELLRVKFEDVDTEADADSLIKSNIYLPLSVLPELEDDKFYFHEIIGFKVEDKNFGTVGIIKAVNDSTAQSLFEIDRDGIEILIPMNDEFISKVDKPNKTIFVDTPEGLIDLYLED; encoded by the coding sequence ATGGATATTAAAGACTGTTTCTTTTTAGGTAAAATTGTTAAAAAATATAGTTTTAAAGGCGAGCTCCTTATAAAACTAGATACTGATGAGCCTGGACTTTATGAAAACTTAGATTCTATGTTAATAGATTTACGTGGTTCATTGGTTCCGTTTTTTGTTGAAAGCTCTCAATTACATAAATCTGAATTACTTCGTGTAAAATTTGAAGATGTCGATACCGAAGCTGATGCTGATAGTTTAATTAAAAGCAACATATACTTACCACTAAGCGTTTTACCAGAATTAGAAGATGATAAATTTTATTTTCATGAAATAATAGGTTTTAAAGTTGAAGACAAAAACTTTGGAACTGTTGGTATTATAAAAGCGGTTAATGACAGTACAGCACAATCCCTATTTGAAATTGACAGAGATGGTATTGAGATTTTAATCCCAATGAATGATGAGTTTATTTCTAAAGTGGATAAACCAAACAAAACTATTTTTGTAGATACTCCAGAAGGCTTGATTGACTTATATTTAGAAGATTAA
- a CDS encoding tRNA1(Val) (adenine(37)-N6)-methyltransferase, which produces MSKPFKFKQFTVQQDQCAMKIGTDSVLLGAWSPLDTNPFAILDIGAGTGILALMLAQRSNAQVIDALEIDEQAYEQCVDNFETSVWADRLFCYHADLAEFTEEIEDKYDLIISNPPFYAEDYKSDNTQRDLARFTDALPFDHLVACTAQLLSETGIFTVVIPFKEEAHFIDLASKVNLFPNNILHVKGTPTSEVKRSLLVFSFRESDIKTETLIIETSRHQYTDDYITLTKEFYLKM; this is translated from the coding sequence ATGAGCAAGCCTTTTAAATTTAAACAATTTACTGTACAACAAGACCAATGTGCCATGAAAATTGGTACTGATAGCGTTTTACTTGGTGCTTGGTCACCTTTAGACACCAACCCATTTGCTATTTTGGATATTGGTGCAGGCACAGGTATTTTAGCTTTAATGCTTGCACAACGTAGCAACGCACAAGTAATTGATGCTTTAGAAATTGACGAACAAGCGTATGAACAATGTGTTGATAATTTTGAAACTTCGGTTTGGGCTGATCGCTTATTTTGTTATCATGCCGATTTAGCTGAGTTTACAGAAGAAATTGAGGACAAATACGACTTGATTATATCCAATCCTCCATTTTATGCTGAGGATTACAAATCTGACAACACGCAACGTGACTTAGCACGTTTTACAGATGCCTTACCTTTTGATCATTTAGTTGCTTGTACTGCTCAACTATTGTCTGAAACTGGTATTTTTACGGTTGTTATTCCCTTTAAAGAAGAAGCTCATTTTATAGACCTAGCGTCTAAAGTTAATTTGTTTCCTAATAACATCTTACATGTTAAAGGAACGCCTACTTCTGAGGTTAAAAGAAGCTTGCTAGTGTTTTCTTTCCGCGAAAGCGACATTAAAACTGAGACTTTGATTATTGAAACCTCAAGGCATCAATATACTGATGATTATATTACGTTAACTAAAGAGTTTTACCTTAAAATGTAG
- a CDS encoding acyl-CoA dehydrogenase family protein, whose product MKPDLFEAPDYYNLDELLTEEHKLVRDAAREWVKRDVSPIIEEYAQKAEFPKQIVKGLADIGAFGPYIPVEYGGAGLDQIAYGLIMQEIERGDSGVRSTASVQSSLVMYPIWKYGNEAQRQKYLPKLASGEWIGSFGLTEPDHGSNPGGMVTNFKDMGDHYLLNGAKMWISNSPFCNVAVVWAKNEEGRIHGLIVERGMEGFTTPETHNKWSLRASATGELIFDNVKVPKENLLPNKSGLGAPLGCLDSARFGIAWGAIGAAMDCYDTALRYSKERMQFGKPIGQFQLQQKKLAEMITEITKAQLLAWRLGVMRENGTATSAQISMAKRNNVDMALKIARDARQMLGGMGISGEYSIMRHMMNLESVVTYEGTHDIHLLITGLDVTGLNAFK is encoded by the coding sequence ATGAAACCAGATTTATTTGAAGCGCCAGATTACTATAATCTTGACGAACTTTTAACTGAAGAACATAAATTAGTACGTGATGCTGCTCGTGAATGGGTTAAGCGTGACGTCTCTCCTATTATTGAAGAGTATGCTCAAAAAGCAGAATTCCCGAAGCAAATTGTTAAAGGATTAGCAGATATTGGTGCTTTTGGACCTTATATTCCTGTGGAATATGGTGGTGCAGGTTTAGACCAAATTGCTTATGGTTTAATTATGCAAGAGATAGAACGTGGTGATTCTGGTGTACGTAGTACTGCCTCAGTACAATCGTCGTTAGTAATGTATCCTATCTGGAAATATGGTAACGAGGCACAACGCCAAAAATACTTACCAAAATTAGCTAGTGGTGAATGGATTGGAAGTTTTGGTTTAACTGAGCCTGACCATGGAAGTAATCCTGGAGGCATGGTTACCAACTTTAAAGACATGGGAGACCATTACCTTTTAAATGGTGCAAAAATGTGGATTTCAAATTCGCCATTTTGTAACGTTGCTGTTGTTTGGGCTAAAAATGAAGAAGGACGTATTCACGGTTTAATTGTAGAACGTGGTATGGAAGGCTTTACAACACCTGAAACACACAACAAATGGTCCCTTCGTGCGTCAGCAACAGGCGAGCTTATTTTTGACAACGTTAAAGTACCAAAAGAAAACTTACTACCAAACAAATCTGGATTAGGTGCACCATTAGGTTGCTTAGATTCGGCACGTTTTGGTATTGCTTGGGGAGCAATTGGAGCAGCAATGGATTGCTACGATACTGCTTTAAGATATAGCAAAGAACGTATGCAGTTTGGTAAGCCAATTGGACAATTCCAATTACAACAAAAGAAGCTTGCTGAAATGATTACCGAAATTACCAAAGCCCAATTATTAGCTTGGCGATTAGGTGTTATGCGCGAAAATGGTACTGCAACCTCAGCACAAATATCTATGGCGAAACGTAATAATGTAGATATGGCACTAAAAATTGCTAGAGACGCTAGACAAATGTTAGGTGGTATGGGAATTAGTGGAGAGTACAGCATTATGAGACATATGATGAATCTTGAAAGTGTTGTTACTTATGAAGGTACACATGATATCCATTTATTAATTACTGGTTTAGATGTTACTGGATTGAATGCTTTTAAATAG
- a CDS encoding DUF3575 domain-containing protein — protein sequence MNIKSLLLHIAVVSTLVMYKAVAQDKPHVKLALGVNIINNYPYSRLPWAIDKLDFATPFNLGVDYQLDTNWSVGVNVSTNTLKTPKSNASLFAVQADVNYYIIPNTARDYKELYVFLAAGKYTYANTDALIVGPGLGISYWMFPKMAINISGRANVAVKNNSPEVGSYYQCNIGVIWRFTDGF from the coding sequence ATGAATATAAAATCGCTATTACTACACATTGCTGTAGTTAGTACATTAGTCATGTACAAAGCTGTAGCACAAGACAAACCACACGTAAAGCTAGCTTTGGGTGTCAACATTATTAATAACTATCCATACAGCAGGTTACCTTGGGCAATAGATAAGTTAGACTTTGCAACGCCTTTTAATTTAGGCGTAGACTATCAGTTGGATACTAATTGGAGTGTTGGTGTTAATGTGTCCACAAATACGCTAAAAACACCCAAATCCAATGCGAGTTTGTTTGCAGTACAAGCAGATGTTAATTATTATATTATCCCAAATACAGCACGAGATTACAAGGAGTTATACGTGTTTTTAGCAGCAGGAAAATACACGTACGCTAATACAGACGCGCTTATTGTAGGTCCAGGTTTAGGCATTAGTTATTGGATGTTTCCTAAAATGGCTATTAATATCTCTGGACGTGCTAACGTTGCAGTTAAAAATAACAGTCCAGAAGTAGGTAGCTATTACCAATGTAATATTGGTGTCATCTGGCGATTTACAGATGGGTTTTAA